The genomic segment ACAAATCGTACCGGTTGATGCCTATATTTTCGGGCAATTCTATATCTACTGATACGGATATGTTGTGCTGCTCTGCCCGCTCGATGTAGCCGGACAGTATAGCGTTGGCGGCAGAATTTTGGCAGAATCTACGGGAAACTGCCGCGTCGCACTTTTCGATCAGATCGTCAACATACCGTTGCAATTCATCGTGCTCTCCGTTTTTGCCCAGGCAGGCTATTGCCACAAGGTGGTGTCGGGTATCATGCATTATGCATCGCTGCTGGGTTATATTGCTCTCCAATTGAGCATAATACCGTTTCTGCAGCATAAGCATCTGCTCTGTAGATTCCAACCGACTCTCTACCATGGTGCGGTTATACACCGCTCCAATCTGGCTGAACAGCAAGTAATAAGTGAAAATGATCATGGTTTCAAAGAGCAGCATATATATGACTTCCTTGACGACCAATTCTGAACTGATTGGGTTGAAAAGCACTGAGAAAACCACAAATACCAGCACCGGATACAGAGCAAAGATATGGTTGCAGCGGTCCATCATTGCCAGCTGCTTGCGCACAAAGTCCCGAGCCTTGGTGATGTACAGTGGCAATATAATTAGATAGGAAGAAATATAGAGCACATACCGCACAAGCAGCCACGCATCAAACTCCAACGGGAACTTCCCTGCCACATACCCACACAGCGTGGAGATGAATGTGGCAATCTGCCAGGTAGTAAAGTATACGAAAAGTTTTTTAGCCACAGAGCCGGAAAATATATAAATGAAGCAGACAATATATAATATAGTCAAAGAATAGTAATACAGAAAGTTGTGAACTGTCATATAGATGAGCAGGCAGACACCACTGTTTACCCCGGCAAATGCAGCAAGCCAGCATATAATCTGGATGCGTCTGGGACGTCGTACTTCCAGTGTCTGATAGTGGACAACTAATTGCGCAATTAAGGTAATTGTTGGTACAATATAAAGCCAAGATATTTTCATCTCCCCACTTTCTAATTTGTAAATTTTATGATATTTTAATTATATATCTTAACAGCGGACAGCGCAATACACAGAGAACATACTTTATTGCAAAAGGGAGAATTGAACCATGGTTACCATTGCCGTATGCGACGACGAGCAGAAGCAGCGCAAACACATGATAGATATACTGTATGGCATGACGTTGGAAAATTCTTTTTATATCAGCGAATACGCTAGCGGAGAGGAACTGCTTGATGATATAAGATTAGGGTACAGTGCAAACATCTACTTTTTGGACGTATATATGGGGGTTTCCAACGGTATTGAGATTGCCCGGGAGATACGAGAGTTTGATAAAAACTGTGCCATAATCTTTGCTACCAACTCCCGTGATCATGCGGTACACGGATATGGAGTACACGCTTTACAATATCTGCTTAAACCCTTGGATGAGAGAAGTGTCGGCGAGGCGCTGGCTCAGGCACTGGAACAGTTGTCCTCCCGAGAGGATAGGTGCATTTCACTGACCAACAAGCAGGGTGTGTACCGCATAAGCTACTCTGACATCCTATATGTGGAGAGTAATGCTAGGGTTGCCTTAGTCCATACTCATCAAAAGGAGCCACTCTGCTTTTATATCCGGCTGGATGAGTTGGAGCAGCAGCTGGATGATAAGAGATTTTACCGATGCCACAAAAGCTATATGGTCAATTTGGATCATGTGTATTCGGTATCCGGGAGCACCATGGTAATGAAAGGCGGTAACAGCATCCCGGTCAGCGTGAAGGTTACCGAAGCAAAAAGCCGTTTTGCCTCACACATGGCAAACCACCTTTGAGAAGCATGCAAAAAGCCCCGAGTGAAAAAACGCTCGGGGCTTTTTAACATTTGCCGCCTGATTTTTTACATAGGCAGGCACTAAACAAAATAATATGTAGAATATAGTATAAATTTGGATGAAAGGGTAGTCTTTTGGCATATCTTTCAAAGAGGAGAGTTGCGCGTGAGCGGATATAGGGTAGTGCTGCCAAATGAATTAGAAGATGCGTATCAAATCATAGCGGATCATCTGTCGATATCAATGGAGCAGGTGCTGACCTCTGCACTTCAAATTTATATTGAAAAGCTGACGTTGGAAAAGCACTCTGGTATTGTAGATGACCAACCAATACGTACTTATATGGACAGGGCGGAAAACATGTACGGAAGGAATTGTGAAATCCTATGAAGATAGGCGGTATGATCGGAATTACCGAAGACGGATACCCAATTGTGACAGGTGAGTATAGCTGTCCCAATTGGGAGGCGGGTGCGGGCGGTACGTTTGAAATGCGTGAATGTTGGTATTGCAAATACGCGGATTTTCGTAAAACCACACAAATTGTGCTTGAAAAAAGCATCTGCCACTGCCCGTCCTACCACATTACTCCGGGGCTAAAGGGTCAAAAGAAAAAATGATAAAGTATAGATTTAAGCCCGATGGGCAACCCCAAGCAAACCAATCCAACTTCTTATTAGCGATTAGAGGTGTTCCTGTCTGGCTGTGGCAACTATCACCAACAACAGTCTTTTTTACGTTAAAGCATCGATAAGCTGTAATAAAATTTAAAAGGAGATATATTAAATGAAAAAAGTCCTTTCTATTTTTCTAGCACTTCTCACAATTTTTACTATGTTGCCAACTACGGTTTTCGCCGAAGCCAATGTGACAGCGAATGGGAATCCAACGCCTGTATTAGATACTGCAATAGCAGATGTTTCGCCAGATACAGCTTTCTTACATGGATACAAAGGTGAAGAATTTCCATATCCAAAACCACAGGACAGCAGATATGATATATCTGTATCTTGGAATAAGGGAAGTGATACTGTAATTAAGGAAATGTCATATACTGGCACTATTTATATACGTGCAAAAGAAGGTTATGTTTTTACAGCAGATACTACATTCAAGGGAGCTACAGTACCATTAGCTGATTTCACTAGCGATATGAAAAGTTTTAGAGTAGATACAACATTAAACGTTTCAAACCCTACAGTAGTCACTCACTTAACTATTGACATGTCTTTTATGACAGTTGATCTGGGCGACCAGTTTCCCGGACCATACGTAGGAGAAGGTGCAGAATACTTAGCTTCAGTTGAATGGGATAAATACGGACATTCGTATGTTATGAATTCAGGTTACACTGGTAAATTAACTGTAGTAGCAAAGTCAGGGTATATATTCAACACACTCACCTCTATTAACGGTGGGCCGGGTATAGAACCAAGTAGGCTTAGTGCGGATAGAAGAAGTTTTGTTCTACAAGCCGGTCTTAATGTTATCCAGCAAATACCAATATATAATATTAATTTTACCCCGCCACCAACACCCGTTGCAGGTAACAAACCGGGAAAATACAATATACCTCAGGGTTCTCCATATACTGTAAGTACAAGTTGGAGTCCAGAGGTAGCTGATACTTTTTTAGGCGGTGTAACTTATTATTCTACTGCCACCTTTCAAGCAATTCCGCCTCATGAGTTTGTAAAAAGTGCACTTGTTGATATTAGTCCAGACAAACAGACAGCAACTACATCTTCTAAGAAATATACTATACCCTTTTCGGATAAACCAATAAGGGGAAACCCCGAAGGGGACACAATTACCTTTAATCTTGTGGAGGGTTATGCGGATTTAGACTTATTAACTTATACAATAACCAATAGTGAGTCTAGACCAATTACAGATTTCAAAATTATGCTACTGGGCTCCTATAAAGACTATTACGAATTAATTTCAAATGCTGATCAGCTATTAAATGGATATGAAACCAATCAAATACAAATAAAGCTTAAATCCGGAATCCCACCAAATCAGCTCTTAAAAGCAATTCGACTAACTGGAACATTAGAGGGCATGCCATTTACATACGACATAACAAAACTTATAGTTAATATCACAAAACAAACAAAATCTAAATTAGCAGTATCTATGACAGACACCGATATCGTTACAACTACAGATCCGGTTGCAGGAATAACATTTACTAAAACAGTAACTGAAGGCTATACGGATACTCTATTTGGAACTCTTCGAGTGAATAATCCAACTGACAGTACTGTGACTAATTATAAAATAAAAACAGACTCGAGTGTGCTAGGATTTGCAAACACATTGGATACAACTCCGGGGACTCTGACACCGAAAGAAACCGTGGGATATTCTATGAATATTCTACCAAATCTTTCAGCAGGTGTGTATACAATTAAAGCAAACACACAAGCTGATAATTGTATAGCAGAACCCATAACTCTTAAATTAGTTGTAAATGCTGCAAGCACACCTACAGACGCCATTACTTTTAAGGAACCCCCTGCACCTGTAAAAAATGCTATTGCACAAGATGCAATTTGTATAACCCCGGGCTTTGCAGTTGCAACAAATTGGATTCCTAAACTTATAAACAATACATTTGCGCCAAATACTTTATATTCAGCTGAATACGTATTTAGTCGCACTTCAGGCATGCCTATCGGGAATACTATAAAGGTTAATGACAGTGCAGATAATTTATTTTTCAGTTTGGATACTTTAAGAGTTACTAAAACCGTGATATACCCTAAAACAGACGGGGATCCGGTAAGTACTGTACCTACAGTTGATTTACTGCCGGGAAATACATTAACTTCAAGTACAATTAGTGCCAAATTAAAATTAAACAACTTTGACTTAGCGACTGTTCGTGAAGTAGGCTATGAATATAAAACAGCCTCTGCAAGTGAATGGATTAAAGTCACAGCTAATTCAATATCTAATAGCGAGACATTAATTGAAGGCTTAAGTTCAGATACAACATACAACATTAAAGCATATGCTAGTCTAAACGGTGGAACCAAGATATATTCTACAGTTCATAACGTTCGCACAGCTATGTTTGCTAGAATAAGTGCAACCGTTGTACAACCTAATACGAGCGGTAACCAACCAATGCAAGGAGTACTTGTATATGCAAAACGTGTCGGTTCACAACAGATTTATGTATCGGCACCGACAGATAAGCTAGGACATGTAATATTTGATCCAATTCCAGCAGGTATATACACACTTTATGCTAACGATGAAAACGCTAGCAATAAAGTACAAGTTACATTAACTCACGATACTGTAACCCCTGGTGATGTTACACTAACTCTTACAGGTAAGTTAACAGATGTAACTACCGCATTACCAATTCAAATAAACTCAGATATATCCAATGTATTTAGTCCACAAGATATGAATATCATAGGCTTAGGTAATATCATAAAATATACTCTGGAGTTATCAGATGGCTCAGCAAATATTGTGGATGCAACTAAAATTCGAAGTGCCTTAACAACACAAACCTTAGGGCAAGTATTAGATATCTCACTATTTAAAGAAATACTTGGAAACAATGCAGCAGCTAAAAAAGCAATTCCTCTTGCAGAATCCCTTATCCGTATCGTTATAGATATACCTAACTCAGATGTAGGGCATAGTAATTATCAAGTAGCCCGTGTGCATAATGATATTGTCACTATGCTTTCTGATGAAGATAATGATCCCAATACTATTACTTTCCAAACTGATAAATTTTCTACTTATGCTATAACATACACTAAATCTTCAAAACCCGGACCTTCCGATGGGTCATCGAATAGTTCTCAATCTTCTGAGGATGATTTCTGGCAGTCTGTAGAAGATGCGATTAAGAAGGCTGCAAATGGCGACACTATAAATGTGAATGCGCACACAGATGATAAATTAGATGTAGATGTTATGAAAGCTTTGCAAGATAAGGGTGTAACGCTGGTGATTAGCTGGGACGGTGGAAATACCATTACAATTCCGGCAGGTCAGGCTTTAAAGCCCGAAGCAGGACGCATTTACTATCCGCTTTCGCTGTTGGAAAAGCTCAACAAGGATGCTAAAACGCAGATTGTTTCGGGAATTAACCCTGAAACAGGCGGGGATGGAAATGTGTGGGATCTTGAAGCACCTGCCACTGTAGAAAGCCAGAAGGCTCCTAACGCTCCCATTACCATTACACCACCTACCAGTGGCTTTGAAAAGGATGCTTTTGCAGGAACACCCGAAAACGCAGCTGCAAGCCGCAACAGTGTGTTTATGTTTGCATGGATTGTTGCAATGCTGGCAGCTATCACAGGCTTTCTGGCATTCCTTAGAAAAAAGAAAAACGAGCAGTAAATATATCACGAAGGGCAACCGTTTTAGGGGAAAATATATAAGCATTTTCATCAGTTTCATTTAAAATAAAATAAGAAATTCCCATGAGTATGGCCTTTGTGTCATTCTCGTGGGAATTTTTCTGCATTAGCGGGGGTATGTACTTTTTGTCGTTAATACTATAGTTGTCTAAGAACTATATTCTTAATACGTTTAGCGTTAATAATATATATAATACTGCTATCTACTTTGCAACATGGGTTAAGAACAATAATGTTTGCTGTGACGTTATAATCCCACAATCAGTATTAACCCCTAAGCAAATAGAACTAATTGAAAAGGACATGTAACCATGTCTAATAATCCCAAATACATTACAAATGACATTGCAAATACGGTTACTGTTAAGGTCAGCAACCCTATTAGTAACCGTAAAATATTTTGTATAGATCATGACACCCATGCCACCATGCTGTTTGCAGAAGAATATTAAAAAGGAGCAGATTACAGTGATTAATGAAAAAAACAATATCATGACAGAAGCCATGTACAATGATGATAAGACACATAGATTCCTTTTGCGGTAGATGTGGGATAACAATAAGCCATCAGCCTGTATTATAATGCTTACCCCCTCAACCTCAAATGAAGTCTGTATTGATATGTCATTGAACAGCTGAAAAGCTATCTATTCAATGATAATATAATTCCAAGGTTAACCAATTAAATGAGTATGTAAAAAATCACAGAGTAAGGCAGATTCAAACATTGTTAAATACCAAAGTAGACTGAAAGAACTTGAAGACAACAAGGCAAATATTATTGAAGCAATTACAAAGACGGGTTCTGATGATGTGTTTACCGAGAAGCTAAAAAATGTTGAAAGGAAGATTGCGGCAATAAATATAGATTTAAAGAAAATAGATACAAGCAATCAGCAGATTACAGTAACAGAAGAGATGGTTAAACATTTACTTTATCCCTATACATATCGACACGCTCAACATAGCTGTCGATGTATTTTTTTATTTTGCCCCAGATTACCTTCCTTTAAATATATTTCAAAGGTTGAGAAATACTGATAGTGCCGCAGGTGGGGCAATTATAAACATAATGCGCAACTCATATCACTACAGCTAATGCTCATAATCTTACTAATAAAGCGGGATTCGTGCCAACTAATAATTTAGTGAACTCTGAATTCATCTAAGATAGTTGCCGCTTCTTCGTAGCTTATTTCTACTAGCATCTCCAGGATTTCTTCAAATGCCTTTGTTAAATCATCATCTTGTTTTATTTCGTCGCCGAAGTCCAAAAAAGCTTTTGTTATTATTGTTAGAATAATTGTTTTTCTATCTCTTACTATTTCTGCGAACTCCTCTTTTCTCAACTCACCTGTTTCTGTTCTCAGAGTGTATCTGAATACATCTCTCACTGATAAAAGTATTTCCGGCAGTAATTTATCTAAGTGAAGTTTATAAATTGTATCTAACATCTCTTTTAAATGGAACCTGCCATATTTGCTGAATAAAGCATTTAAAAATTGCTTATCTTGATAAGAATATCCGGACGGGCATTTACTCCAGTCTCCGGCACCACCATAATTTGTAATAGACAGCATCAGTGATTTGTACAATTCAATCCTAACATTTTCTTGTTTTATTTCTACAATCTTTTCTTCTAATGAACGGATAATTTTTACGCAGTTTGCCCTTCTGATTTTATTGCTATGTGAGTCAAAATACTCTGAGAGTAGTGACCCAAATACATCAAGATAGAACTCAATAGTTTCATGAGTGAATTTTGAGAAATCAACATCTGTAAAGAGAATGTTCAAGACAATTGATGTCTCACTCTCATTTTTTATAAGTTCTCTTTGAAAGAATTTCATAACTTCATAAAGAGGGTGGACACCAAGTATATCATGTGAATGATATGTATTCTCTTTTGATTTCCATAGATTAATCAAATCTGTAACAAATTTTTTAACAATCACAGCAAAAGCTGTATCATCAAGAGATAAACCACAATTAATGGCATAACATAATGTTGCTATGTCATAATTGTTCATATCAAAGTTTGATAAATTAAGACCGGTGTTATTAAACAAATACTCTCTGATTATTTCATCTTTCTTGCTCTGATACCCCATTTCATCATTATTATTAGCACCCAAGAGTTTGGGCTGAGCGCTTGAGGCAAATTCAATTTTTTCGTTTTGTCTATGCTGCTTCATATATTCAGCATTAAATTTTTGACGGTTCAATTTATCTTCAGCAAGCTTAACAATAGTATTAAATACAGCTCTGGCAAGTCGCTCATTGTTCGATAAATATCTTTTAGCATAACGTGCTATTTCAGCAACTACTCCATGGTTTCCCTTAAATAATATCAAATCTACTATCAATTGCTTTATCTGATTTTTTATTTCAGTACAAACATCAGTTTCTATTTGTTCAAAAAGTTTTATACTGAGACTATATTCAAAAATAAAGCTACCGTTTGAAAAATAACTTTTTATTCCGTCAATCCACATTTGACAAAATCTTGACCTTGTGTCGGCATCAAGATCTTTATTGTTAAGTGCAATAGTAAATAAATCAACAAGAAACTTATCATAAACGCCCGGAACAACACAATCATTTTTTGTCTCTAACACCTTTTCTACTGCTATCAGGCAATCTATTAAGCCAAATTCATCTTTGCTGAGTTTATCATTGCAACTTGTAATTAAGGATGCCATTGCATTATCAGGCTGTCGTTGCTTTTCATTTTCAATAATGACTTTTTCCGCTTCACCAGTGATAGTTGGAATCAATGCTATGGTAGTATCATCAACTTTCACAGCTTTTGCAATTCGCAAATCCATCTTCTGAATTTGTAAATATTTAATTGCGTTCTCTTTATTGTTTGGTACAATCGAATAGAGATAGTCTAGAATTGTGTGACATCTTATTCTAATTTCATCACCATAATAAATTTGAGAATCCCTAATATAAGTTATCAAATCATATTGCTTAACATCGTTATTGTTGTACCTATCTGGAAATTGAAACGGCATCCCCACTGTCATAAATATTTGTTTTTCAAGCATTTTTGAAAAAGGATTCCTTTTTAATAGGTAAAGCTTTTCTAAGTCGATAAGGATGATATCAATATTTGTTGCTAAGTCTAATGCATATCCAGGAAGTTTATGGCGGAATTCCATTCCTATATCTGCAATAATTGTTAGCAATGCTATATTGTTTGTTTTTTCGTAAATGAGTTTTTTAACATTCTCAGCAAATATAGCAGTTTCTTTATTTACAACTTTATCGTTTTCTATTACGTTACGTAATTCTTCTTTTAAGCAATATATTAAGTCACTTATTATGGTAGGTGCTCTATGCTCTTGCGTAGTTACTAACCACATTTCTGGTAAACCTAGGTAAGACTTTTTTATATTCTGTTCAATAAATTTAATTTCATTAGTAGGTAATCCACCTTCATTTTTTTTTGCAAAACTTAATACTACTTTATTAACAAATTCAATTGTCCAATTTAAGCCTATCCAAAAATTATTTTTAAATAAAGCATAAAAGAAATTGCTACTTATTGCTGTATTTCGAGTTGATCCATGTTCATAATGTTCAGCATTCTCACTCAAACCATACTGATAAGACATATCGTATCTATCATAAATGTCAAAGTGGTCTTTATTATGTTTTTCTCTAGGAGAAAATGTCCAAAACATTTCTGCAAGATTGCATAATTCCGTCGGTAACTGTTCTGCTAGTTTCATGTGATTGACTTTGAGAGTATTCTCGATAATATCTTCTGACAGTCGCTCTTTGTCTCGATTATCACCTTTATAGTAAGAGTTTAGCCTACCCCAAAATCCTTTTATCCATTCTTGGGAATACTCCGCCATCTGATAGATAGGCACAAGTAGACGATTTAATATATCATCTAATTTATAGTAGCGCTTTGTTTCAAATTCGATTAGATATTTATCAATAAAATATTCTAAAATAATACAAGCTTCTTCTGCTGTCCTCTTTTCCTTATTCCTTATTTTAGAATAATCTGTGCAAAGTTTTTCTAAGTCTAATTGTGAAAGTCCATCTTTCTTGTAGAGATTATTTTCAACAATTAAGTGAATTTGGCTTTGTCTTCCTTTCCCGCTTGGACGCAACCGAATATATGAAAGTAATTTTGAATAGTCACTCATGATTTCAAATGCATATAAATTTGTCGTTTTAATAAAGTTATTAAGGATTTTATTATCAATCATTGCTTGCCCGTACTCACTAAAAAACTGCTCGCAATATCTTGATTTCACTAAACCAATTTCAGTTTGTTTTCTCCACATTGGTGGCATCTTATCTGAAAAGACCAATTCAAATAGAAATTTCTCACGATTGTCTTTCTCTAATAATTTATTTGAAATCCAAATTTGATAACGCCGATAAATACATCTTCCTAATATTTCTATTTCATTAAAGAATATATTATAATTGCCTTTACATTTATTAAACTCGTTATCAAAATGCTGTTCAAAGCAAATATCTTCGAAAATGTCATATTTTAATCTCACTGTAGAACCATTCTTGACTAACACACCTTCTGAAATTAGTTTGTTGATTTTTCTTTTGTCATAGTCTGTGCTAGTAGCTCCAAGCGAAAAATCTTTAGCCCTAGTAAAAACTATTGATTCAACAACTTTCTTATACTTGCTGTCGTTTAAACAAATTATATGTTGCCAAATATATTCTCTTAGTTGATTTTCATCACAAATATTATCAATATCAGTAATTTTTGAAACTATCAAGTTTATATAAAATGGTGATTTTAAAAGTTCAACATACGAATTCATATTGAACATTTTTTTAATAATGGAGTATTTTTTAGCAATATCTAATTGCTCTTCTATCATTAATTCAGGTATTTCATATGAATGAACTGAGTAATTACTTTCAATTTTAATGAAAGCATTTTTATCGCTTGTACGGCAAGAAGTAATTATTTTTGTTGCGGGATAATCCTTTGTACATTCATAGAGAACACATAATAAGTCCAGTTTTGTACGGTTATCTGCAATAAATTCAAGAGAATCGATAAAAAATACAACCTTACCATTTAGGTATTCAAGCGTTTTCCTAACATTAAACCCCCAAATATTGTTTATGTCAGTTTCCTGAAGAAACAGTTCTGCCTTTGCATAAATAAGGTTTGTTTCTTCTTCAACAATCTTCTTACAAAGAACTGACTTGCCGCTACCGGGTCCGCCTTGTATAGAAATGTTTTTATGGTTTTCTTCTTTTATTTTGGAAATCAGTTTACTTCTATCTACTTCGTATTCATTATTTATTTTACAATCTATATTACCTAATCCAACGCTTTTGCTATTTTCAATGGCTTCTTTAAATTTATATTCATTATCTTTAATGCTCTCTGATTCTTTTTTAAGTAGATTATATAAAGCTATTTGAAAATCTATATCACTTTCTGACTTTTGAAGAATATCCCTTGTAGTAACCAAGTCATTTACTCTAGTAAATGAAATTTGCCCTATTTTGTCTTTTCCTACATAGTCTTTTACCTTGTCTATACTTTCATTGTTAAGCACCATGAATTTTACATTCGTCAGTGATTCAAATTCATTTAACTTTGAGTCTCTAATGTTTTCAAGTGTTTTTTTTATCTTTTTAGGGATGCCTTTCTCGGTACTTACTTGTATGTAGGTTTTCTTATCAGCAGAAATTAAATCAACATAAGGATAATTGGGTTTAACAATATTTAAATTACTAAACTTTTGACCAAAGTATAAAGAACCTACTTCAATTGCAAATAATTCAAACAATTTAGCAGAATCAAAGAGTCCGTTATTATTTAGTAACTTAATCTTTTGCTCATAAGCAGAAATGTAATCTGCTATAAATTGAATTCGCTTATCCGAATCTTTCACGCTTGTCCCTCCATATCACCTTAATTTTTTACTTTGATCACTATGTTTCCTATTATTTTAACCTGTTTAACTTTTTTATAAGATATTATAGACATAATCAAAACTGAGTGCCAACTTCGTAGTATTGCTAATTACCTATCGTTAGGCAAATTACACAATATGGTACTAATCCAAATTATCAATATTAAGCCTAGAAGAGTGCCTTCTGGGCTTACCCCTTAAGTAAACACATTGCGAAATTAATGCATAGCAGCCAAAATGGAATCTATTTGTCTTTTTCGTTCGGGTTTTTTTGTCTTCAGCGAAATGAAAAGTTTCGCTCTTTGCTCTAACATCCATGTGTCATCTAATTTAAATATTTCTATGCTTTTAGCGCCTTTAGTGGTTTTGTGACGGATAATAATTCCACTTTCTCCATTGATAAATTCAAAGTGATCCTCTGGATTGTCGAAGTATGGATGTACAATTATAAAGGTGCATTCATCGTAAATTGCAGATAAAAACTCTACGGTATCTAGAGTGCCTTTTTTCTCAAATCCATTGCATCTAGGACACGCAGCAACTAGGTTTTTTGATTCAAACATAAACTGTGGATATTTATTTTTAGGAGCAATATGTTCAATATTTGTATATCCTGTTGCTGTGTATTCTAACCCGCAATATGCACATCTACGTTTTTGAAAACGCTCAAGCATACTACTTATATATCTTTTTAGAGTTTTCATTTTTTCAGTTTTGTTGTCCCAAGTGCTTCCTGCATGTGGCTTTAA from the Hydrogenoanaerobacterium saccharovorans genome contains:
- a CDS encoding retron system putative HNH endonuclease; translation: MLNYFDNLTHNVDLTTYNEFIESLKPHAGSTWDNKTEKMKTLKRYISSMLERFQKRRCAYCGLEYTATGYTNIEHIAPKNKYPQFMFESKNLVAACPRCNGFEKKGTLDTVEFLSAIYDECTFIIVHPYFDNPEDHFEFINGESGIIIRHKTTKGAKSIEIFKLDDTWMLEQRAKLFISLKTKKPERKRQIDSILAAMH
- a CDS encoding SMEK domain-containing protein, producing the protein MKDSDKRIQFIADYISAYEQKIKLLNNNGLFDSAKLFELFAIEVGSLYFGQKFSNLNIVKPNYPYVDLISADKKTYIQVSTEKGIPKKIKKTLENIRDSKLNEFESLTNVKFMVLNNESIDKVKDYVGKDKIGQISFTRVNDLVTTRDILQKSESDIDFQIALYNLLKKESESIKDNEYKFKEAIENSKSVGLGNIDCKINNEYEVDRSKLISKIKEENHKNISIQGGPGSGKSVLCKKIVEEETNLIYAKAELFLQETDINNIWGFNVRKTLEYLNGKVVFFIDSLEFIADNRTKLDLLCVLYECTKDYPATKIITSCRTSDKNAFIKIESNYSVHSYEIPELMIEEQLDIAKKYSIIKKMFNMNSYVELLKSPFYINLIVSKITDIDNICDENQLREYIWQHIICLNDSKYKKVVESIVFTRAKDFSLGATSTDYDKRKINKLISEGVLVKNGSTVRLKYDIFEDICFEQHFDNEFNKCKGNYNIFFNEIEILGRCIYRRYQIWISNKLLEKDNREKFLFELVFSDKMPPMWRKQTEIGLVKSRYCEQFFSEYGQAMIDNKILNNFIKTTNLYAFEIMSDYSKLLSYIRLRPSGKGRQSQIHLIVENNLYKKDGLSQLDLEKLCTDYSKIRNKEKRTAEEACIILEYFIDKYLIEFETKRYYKLDDILNRLLVPIYQMAEYSQEWIKGFWGRLNSYYKGDNRDKERLSEDIIENTLKVNHMKLAEQLPTELCNLAEMFWTFSPREKHNKDHFDIYDRYDMSYQYGLSENAEHYEHGSTRNTAISSNFFYALFKNNFWIGLNWTIEFVNKVVLSFAKKNEGGLPTNEIKFIEQNIKKSYLGLPEMWLVTTQEHRAPTIISDLIYCLKEELRNVIENDKVVNKETAIFAENVKKLIYEKTNNIALLTIIADIGMEFRHKLPGYALDLATNIDIILIDLEKLYLLKRNPFSKMLEKQIFMTVGMPFQFPDRYNNNDVKQYDLITYIRDSQIYYGDEIRIRCHTILDYLYSIVPNNKENAIKYLQIQKMDLRIAKAVKVDDTTIALIPTITGEAEKVIIENEKQRQPDNAMASLITSCNDKLSKDEFGLIDCLIAVEKVLETKNDCVVPGVYDKFLVDLFTIALNNKDLDADTRSRFCQMWIDGIKSYFSNGSFIFEYSLSIKLFEQIETDVCTEIKNQIKQLIVDLILFKGNHGVVAEIARYAKRYLSNNERLARAVFNTIVKLAEDKLNRQKFNAEYMKQHRQNEKIEFASSAQPKLLGANNNDEMGYQSKKDEIIREYLFNNTGLNLSNFDMNNYDIATLCYAINCGLSLDDTAFAVIVKKFVTDLINLWKSKENTYHSHDILGVHPLYEVMKFFQRELIKNESETSIVLNILFTDVDFSKFTHETIEFYLDVFGSLLSEYFDSHSNKIRRANCVKIIRSLEEKIVEIKQENVRIELYKSLMLSITNYGGAGDWSKCPSGYSYQDKQFLNALFSKYGRFHLKEMLDTIYKLHLDKLLPEILLSVRDVFRYTLRTETGELRKEEFAEIVRDRKTIILTIITKAFLDFGDEIKQDDDLTKAFEEILEMLVEISYEEAATILDEFRVH